A single Pseudoalteromonas rubra DNA region contains:
- a CDS encoding class I SAM-dependent methyltransferase, giving the protein MTATPLSTLLQHLSLQTLPNEVCRLFHGRGRCYPGLEQITVDWLQGQLLISLFKEHEQQWLDALKSELLKLVESQPWAERVSAVILQHRYANGAPVDLVYGELSAMPVVNEQGLKFGLSLGAKQNMGLFLDMRLGRQWVRSQSDGKRVLNLFSYTCGFSVAALEGGAEHVVNLDMSKAALKQGKVNHQLNGHDLGKVSFLGHELFKSWGKVKKLGPYDLIVIDPPSFQKGSFALTKDYQRILRRLSDLLTEQGCVLACVNSPDVSAQFLIDEMAREAPQMQFESRLSNPPEFPDIDEESSLKCLVFNTKSV; this is encoded by the coding sequence ATGACAGCCACACCACTTTCCACTTTATTACAGCATCTTTCTCTACAAACATTACCCAATGAAGTGTGTCGCCTTTTCCATGGCCGGGGCCGCTGTTATCCGGGGCTGGAACAAATCACGGTTGATTGGCTTCAGGGGCAACTCCTGATCTCTTTATTTAAAGAACATGAGCAGCAATGGCTTGACGCGTTAAAGTCTGAGTTACTGAAGCTGGTTGAGTCTCAACCATGGGCCGAGCGTGTTTCAGCTGTGATACTGCAACATCGCTATGCCAATGGTGCGCCGGTTGATCTTGTATATGGTGAGCTATCAGCTATGCCGGTTGTAAACGAACAAGGGCTAAAATTCGGATTATCACTGGGCGCTAAGCAAAACATGGGGTTGTTTTTAGATATGCGATTGGGACGTCAGTGGGTGAGAAGCCAGTCTGACGGCAAGCGCGTGCTCAACCTGTTTTCTTATACCTGCGGCTTCTCAGTCGCTGCGCTGGAAGGAGGCGCTGAACATGTCGTGAATCTCGATATGTCGAAAGCTGCGCTGAAGCAGGGCAAAGTAAACCACCAGTTGAATGGCCATGATTTGGGGAAGGTGTCTTTTCTTGGTCATGAGTTGTTTAAATCCTGGGGCAAAGTAAAAAAGCTGGGCCCCTATGACCTGATAGTCATTGACCCACCTAGCTTCCAGAAGGGCAGCTTTGCGTTGACAAAAGATTATCAAAGGATCTTAAGGCGTCTGAGTGATTTACTGACTGAACAAGGGTGTGTGCTGGCATGCGTTAATTCTCCCGACGTGAGTGCCCAGTTTTTGATAGACGAAATGGCCAGAGAAGCACCGCAGATGCAATTTGAATCAAGGTTATCAAATCCACCAGAGTTTCCAGATATCGATGAGGAAAGTAGTCTAAAGTGCCTGGTCTTTAATACCAAAAGCGTTTAA